A single window of Rhodospirillaceae bacterium DNA harbors:
- the secE gene encoding preprotein translocase subunit SecE: MKLLQFYRQVVQETKKVAWPTRRETLITALMVVVLTVVASLFFFLADQLFAYVIGSIIG; this comes from the coding sequence ATGAAATTGTTACAATTCTATCGACAAGTCGTTCAAGAAACAAAAAAAGTTGCCTGGCCAACAAGGCGTGAAACCCTGATCACAGCCTTAATGGTTGTGGTTTTAACTGTAGTGGCGTCGCTTTTCTTTTTTTTGGCAGATCAGCTATTTGCTTATGTTATCGGATCGATTATCGGTTAA
- the nusG gene encoding transcription termination/antitermination protein NusG — protein MALRWYVIHVYSGFERKVAASIQEQAQKKDMRDKFAEILIPTEEVIEVRRGAKVSAERKFFPGYVLIKMDLSDETWHLVKSTPKVTGFLGSRDRPSPISEDEAMRILTQMKEGVERPKHSVSFEIGEQVRVTDGPFTTFSGMVEGVDLEKNRLRVAVSIFGRSTPVELEYSQVEKV, from the coding sequence GTGGCGTTGCGTTGGTATGTCATCCATGTATATTCGGGGTTTGAGCGGAAAGTTGCTGCTTCTATTCAGGAGCAGGCCCAAAAAAAGGATATGCGAGATAAGTTTGCAGAAATTTTGATTCCCACGGAAGAAGTGATTGAGGTCCGTAGGGGGGCGAAAGTTAGTGCGGAACGCAAATTTTTTCCGGGCTATGTCCTGATTAAAATGGATCTCAGTGACGAAACCTGGCATTTGGTCAAAAGCACCCCAAAAGTCACGGGTTTCTTGGGTAGTAGGGATCGTCCTTCCCCTATTTCTGAAGATGAGGCAATGCGTATCTTGACTCAAATGAAAGAGGGTGTTGAGCGGCCTAAACATTCTGTTTCTTTTGAGATTGGCGAACAGGTGCGAGTGACAGATGGGCCTTTCACAACCTTTAGTGGGATGGTGGAGGGGGTTGATTTGGAAAAAAACCGCTTGCGGGTCGCTGTGTCGATTTTCGGTCGTTCGACGCCGGTGGAGCTTGAATATTCACAAGTGGAAAAAGTTTAG
- the rplK gene encoding 50S ribosomal protein L11: MAKKIVGYIKLQVPAGKANPSPPIGPALGQRGLNIMEFCKNFNAQTQGMEAGMPIPVVITCFSDKSFTFVMKTPPVSYFLLKAAGLEKGSQTTGKTVVGKVAIDEVRAIAKKKMADLNANDLEAAISMVKGSARSMGIQIVE; this comes from the coding sequence ATGGCAAAAAAAATCGTTGGTTATATTAAATTGCAAGTTCCGGCGGGTAAAGCAAACCCATCGCCGCCGATTGGCCCTGCATTAGGGCAGCGTGGCTTAAATATTATGGAATTCTGCAAGAATTTTAATGCACAGACACAAGGGATGGAAGCTGGGATGCCAATTCCAGTTGTCATTACGTGCTTTTCCGATAAATCATTTACTTTTGTAATGAAGACACCGCCCGTCAGCTATTTCTTGCTAAAAGCTGCGGGTTTGGAAAAAGGTTCGCAAACCACTGGTAAAACGGTTGTTGGTAAGGTTGCAATTGATGAAGTTCGTGCAATTGCCAAAAAGAAAATGGCTGATCTGAACGCAAATGATTTAGAAGCGGCCATATCCATGGTTAAGGGGTCAGCACGTTCAATGGGCATTCAGATTGTGGAGTAA
- the rplA gene encoding 50S ribosomal protein L1 gives MAFVGKRLTKAYGLVDRNKSYALDEAIKILKKTASAKFDETVEIAMNLSVDPRQAEQSVRGVVQLPNGTGKQVRVAVFAKPDKAKQALEAGADIVGADDLAEKVLAGQIDFDRCIATPDMMGVVGKLGKVLGPRGLMPNPKLGTVTADVAQAVRAVKGGQVEFRAEKTGIVHAGIGKASFTEQALNQNIKFFVAAIQRSKPSGTKGSYVRKISISSTMGPGLKLELSSVQDA, from the coding sequence ATGGCGTTTGTAGGGAAAAGACTAACAAAAGCTTATGGATTGGTTGATCGCAATAAATCTTATGCGTTAGATGAGGCGATTAAAATTTTAAAGAAAACGGCTTCAGCTAAATTTGATGAAACAGTCGAAATTGCTATGAATCTTAGCGTTGATCCGCGTCAAGCAGAGCAATCCGTACGTGGGGTGGTTCAGCTGCCCAACGGGACTGGTAAGCAAGTTAGGGTGGCTGTTTTTGCCAAGCCTGATAAAGCGAAGCAAGCATTGGAAGCGGGTGCCGACATTGTGGGTGCAGATGATTTGGCTGAAAAAGTGTTGGCAGGCCAAATTGATTTTGATCGTTGTATTGCAACGCCCGATATGATGGGTGTTGTAGGAAAACTGGGAAAAGTTTTAGGGCCACGTGGGTTGATGCCAAATCCTAAATTAGGTACTGTAACCGCTGATGTGGCGCAGGCTGTAAGGGCTGTTAAGGGTGGCCAAGTAGAATTTCGTGCTGAGAAAACAGGGATTGTGCATGCCGGTATTGGTAAGGCTAGCTTTACGGAGCAAGCCCTTAACCAAAATATTAAGTTTTTTGTGGCGGCCATTCAACGGTCAAAGCCATCTGGGACAAAAGGCAGTTATGTGCGCAAGATTTCGATCAGTTCCACGATGGGGCCTGGTTTAAAACTTGAATTATCTAGCGTACAGGATGCTTAA
- the rplJ gene encoding 50S ribosomal protein L10 produces the protein MNRTEKEELVESLRQSLNKAGVVLVTHNAGLTVAEVTDLRKVVRKSGATYKVAKNRLACIALEGTKFEVAKSIFKGPTALICAEEPIAVAKAIMAYASSNPKLKIVGGCLDGQLLDEKAVKTLSTLPSLNELRARILGMLQTPATRLATVLQAPASQMARVVQAYSKKEQAA, from the coding sequence GTGAATCGAACAGAAAAAGAAGAACTGGTCGAATCTTTGCGACAATCGTTAAATAAGGCAGGTGTTGTTTTGGTAACGCATAATGCCGGTTTAACCGTTGCAGAGGTTACTGATTTACGTAAGGTTGTACGTAAATCGGGAGCGACTTATAAAGTTGCCAAAAATAGGTTAGCCTGTATCGCCTTGGAAGGAACAAAGTTTGAAGTAGCGAAATCTATATTCAAGGGCCCAACCGCGCTGATTTGCGCCGAAGAACCTATTGCAGTTGCCAAAGCTATTATGGCTTATGCAAGCAGCAATCCTAAATTAAAGATTGTTGGGGGTTGTTTGGATGGTCAGTTGTTGGATGAGAAGGCTGTTAAAACGCTTTCTACCTTGCCGTCGCTTAACGAACTACGGGCTCGAATTCTTGGCATGTTGCAAACACCTGCCACGCGTTTGGCCACTGTATTGCAGGCACCTGCATCTCAGATGGCACGTGTTGTCCAGGCTTACAGCAAAAAAGAACAGGCAGCCTAA
- the rplL gene encoding 50S ribosomal protein L7/L12 has product MADLQQLVNDLSKLTVLEAAELSKKLEQAWGVSAAAQVMSAGPAAGAAAAAPAAEKEDFTVVLVNAGANKINVIKEVRAITGLGLKEAKDLVEGAPKNIKEGVNKAEAQDLKKKLEDAGAKIELK; this is encoded by the coding sequence ATGGCTGATTTACAGCAATTGGTAAACGATTTATCGAAATTAACCGTATTAGAAGCGGCCGAATTAAGCAAAAAACTGGAGCAAGCATGGGGTGTTTCTGCTGCTGCTCAAGTGATGTCGGCCGGTCCTGCAGCTGGTGCTGCAGCTGCAGCCCCTGCTGCTGAAAAAGAAGACTTTACGGTTGTATTGGTAAATGCTGGCGCCAATAAAATCAACGTGATTAAAGAAGTGCGTGCCATTACGGGCTTGGGCTTAAAAGAAGCAAAAGACCTGGTTGAAGGCGCGCCGAAGAATATTAAAGAAGGCGTCAATAAAGCGGAAGCTCAGGATTTGAAAAAGAAACTTGAAGATGCTGGCGCTAAGATTGAACTGAAATAA
- the rpoB gene encoding DNA-directed RNA polymerase subunit beta — protein sequence MTKTLAGRRRVRKNFGRIPEIVTMPNLIEMQKNSYDQFLQIHIKPENRQDIGLQEVFKSVFPINDFAGRSELQFVQYEFDEPKYDVDECQQRGMTFAAPLKTTLRLIVWDIEEDTGARSIRDIKEQEVYMGDMPLMTNKGTFIVNGTERVIVSQMHRSPGVFFDHDGGKTHSSGKYLFGARVIPYRGSWLDFEFDAKDMLFVRIDRRRKLSAATFLMSLWNDQVEEIVAQGKTPDEQDIRFGGMTPEQILQTFYSQIVYTRNKKKGWQTAFNPQQLKGTKLTHDFVNAANGEVLAEAGAKITPRVLKKLEESGVKNQLVIPAELVGKYVGADLINEATGEIYVEAGEELTEEVLAKLEKAGVQEISTLAIDHINVGPYLRNTLFADRNRTREEALLDVYRVMRPGEPPTLDAAHTLFQNLFFDIERYDLSAVGRVKMNARLNFKTDDQVRILRKEDILAIVKTMLELKDGRGEIDDIDHLGNRRIRSVGELLENQYRIGLLRMERAIRERMSSVEIDTVMPHDLVNAKPVAAVVREFFGSSQLSQFMDQTNPLSEITHKRRLSALGPGGLTRERAGFEVRDVHPSHYGRICPIETPEGPNIGLINSLATYARVNQYGFIETPYRKVENGAIVGQEIVYLSAMEEGNHVIAQANAKLDSKGRLIDDLVQCRCGDDFVLRRPADISYIDVSPKQLVSVAAALIPFLENDDANRALMGSNMQRQAVPLLQTDAPLVGTGMEGQVARDSGATIVAKRAGIVDQVDAIRIVVKASEKGNYDSPGVDIYNLLKFQRSNQSTCITQKPLVKVGDQVAAGDTIADGPSTQDGELALGRNILCAFMPWQGYNFEDSILVSERLVKDDVLTSIHMEEFEVMARDTKLGQEDITRDIPNVGEEALRNLDEAGVVYIGAEVKPGDILVGKVTPKGESPMTPEEKLLRAIFGEKASDVRDTSLRLPPGVSGTIVEVRIFSRRGIEKDERAMAIERAEIEHFAKDRDVEKGILERSFYSQLKELLLGQVVVSGPKGLKVETKITDKVLKDFTEGQWRAIGIKNDKKMAEIEAIRGQFEESIGALEKRFNSKVEKLQRGDELPPGVMKMVKVFVAVKRKIQPGDKMAGRHGNKGVVSKIIPVEDMPYLEDGTPIDIVLNPLGVPSRMNVGQILETHLGWACANLGRQVAALVNNYNLTNKAEELRKKLKSIYGSTIFKSSIEDLKDEQLLEMSTRLCGGIPIASPVFDGAREEDIVTMLEQSGIDRSGQVTLIDGRTGESFDRKVTVGYIYMLKLHHLVDDKIHARSIGPYSLVTQQPLGGKAQFGGQRFGEMEVWALEAYGAAYTLQEMLTIKSDDVSGRTKAYEAIVRGDDNFEAGIPESFNVLVKELRSLGLNIELNQDS from the coding sequence ATGACAAAAACATTAGCTGGTCGTAGGCGCGTTCGGAAAAATTTTGGGCGTATCCCCGAAATTGTGACGATGCCAAATCTTATCGAAATGCAAAAAAATTCTTATGATCAGTTCCTTCAGATCCATATCAAACCGGAAAACCGCCAAGACATAGGTTTGCAGGAGGTTTTTAAATCCGTTTTTCCGATTAATGATTTTGCCGGTCGTTCAGAATTGCAATTTGTGCAGTATGAATTTGATGAACCGAAATATGACGTGGATGAATGCCAGCAACGGGGGATGACTTTTGCGGCCCCTTTGAAAACTACCTTGCGCTTGATTGTTTGGGATATAGAGGAGGATACGGGGGCTCGCTCCATTCGTGACATCAAAGAACAAGAAGTATATATGGGCGACATGCCGTTGATGACGAATAAGGGTACCTTTATCGTTAATGGCACAGAACGTGTTATTGTTAGCCAAATGCATCGCTCGCCTGGCGTTTTCTTTGATCATGATGGCGGAAAAACCCACTCTTCAGGCAAGTATTTGTTTGGTGCCCGTGTTATTCCTTATCGCGGCTCTTGGTTGGATTTTGAGTTTGATGCGAAAGATATGTTATTCGTGCGCATTGACCGGCGGCGCAAATTGTCAGCGGCAACCTTTTTGATGTCCTTGTGGAATGATCAGGTTGAAGAAATTGTTGCACAAGGTAAGACTCCAGACGAACAGGATATTCGTTTTGGGGGGATGACGCCGGAACAAATTTTACAAACTTTCTACAGCCAAATTGTATATACTCGCAATAAAAAGAAGGGTTGGCAAACCGCTTTTAATCCTCAGCAATTAAAGGGGACAAAATTAACCCATGATTTTGTTAATGCCGCTAATGGGGAAGTTTTGGCTGAAGCAGGTGCCAAGATTACTCCCCGTGTTCTTAAAAAACTAGAAGAATCAGGTGTTAAAAATCAACTGGTAATCCCTGCTGAGTTGGTGGGTAAATATGTTGGGGCAGATCTTATTAATGAGGCCACGGGTGAGATTTACGTCGAAGCTGGCGAAGAACTAACGGAAGAGGTATTGGCAAAGCTTGAAAAAGCAGGTGTACAAGAAATTTCCACTTTAGCCATTGATCATATCAATGTTGGTCCTTATTTGCGCAATACCTTGTTTGCCGACCGTAACCGGACGCGCGAAGAAGCGTTGTTGGATGTGTACCGCGTCATGCGCCCCGGTGAGCCACCGACATTAGATGCTGCCCACACTTTATTCCAAAATCTGTTTTTTGATATTGAACGGTATGATCTTTCGGCTGTCGGCCGGGTCAAGATGAATGCACGTTTGAATTTTAAAACGGATGACCAGGTTCGTATTTTGAGGAAAGAGGATATTCTGGCTATCGTTAAAACGATGCTGGAACTGAAGGATGGGCGCGGCGAAATAGACGACATTGATCATTTGGGCAATCGTCGTATCCGCTCTGTCGGTGAGTTGCTTGAAAACCAATATCGTATTGGGTTGTTGAGGATGGAGCGGGCCATTCGCGAACGCATGAGTTCGGTCGAGATTGATACGGTCATGCCGCATGACCTTGTCAATGCGAAGCCTGTTGCTGCGGTTGTCCGCGAATTTTTTGGCTCTTCACAATTATCCCAGTTTATGGACCAAACCAATCCATTGTCGGAAATTACCCACAAACGGCGTCTTTCTGCTTTAGGGCCAGGGGGGTTAACCCGGGAACGCGCTGGTTTTGAGGTGCGTGACGTACATCCCAGCCATTATGGGCGTATTTGTCCTATTGAAACGCCGGAGGGTCCGAATATCGGGCTGATTAACAGTTTGGCAACATACGCCCGTGTTAACCAGTATGGTTTTATTGAAACGCCTTACCGCAAGGTCGAGAACGGCGCAATCGTTGGTCAAGAAATTGTTTACCTTTCGGCGATGGAAGAGGGTAACCACGTGATTGCCCAGGCCAATGCTAAATTGGACAGCAAGGGGCGTTTAATTGATGACTTGGTCCAATGTCGTTGTGGGGACGATTTCGTCCTGCGTCGCCCGGCAGATATCTCCTATATTGACGTTTCACCCAAACAATTGGTTTCGGTCGCGGCCGCTCTCATCCCCTTCTTGGAAAATGATGACGCTAACCGGGCGCTGATGGGTTCCAACATGCAACGTCAGGCCGTACCCTTGTTGCAAACAGACGCCCCTTTGGTGGGTACAGGGATGGAAGGGCAGGTTGCCCGCGATTCCGGAGCAACCATTGTAGCAAAGCGTGCAGGTATCGTGGATCAGGTTGATGCCATCCGTATTGTGGTAAAGGCCAGTGAAAAAGGCAATTATGACAGCCCTGGTGTGGATATTTACAATTTGTTGAAATTCCAGCGCTCCAACCAAAGCACTTGTATTACCCAAAAACCATTGGTGAAGGTGGGTGATCAGGTTGCCGCCGGTGATACGATTGCCGATGGTCCTTCCACCCAAGATGGTGAATTGGCACTCGGGCGCAATATCCTTTGTGCTTTTATGCCCTGGCAAGGATATAATTTTGAAGATTCCATCTTGGTTTCTGAACGGTTAGTCAAAGATGACGTCCTCACTTCAATCCATATGGAAGAATTTGAAGTAATGGCACGCGATACCAAATTGGGCCAAGAGGATATCACCCGTGATATCCCCAATGTGGGTGAAGAAGCTTTGAGAAACCTGGACGAAGCTGGTGTGGTATATATCGGTGCCGAAGTAAAGCCGGGTGATATTTTAGTGGGCAAAGTTACACCGAAAGGTGAAAGCCCCATGACACCGGAAGAAAAATTGTTGCGTGCCATTTTCGGCGAAAAAGCTTCCGACGTTCGTGATACGTCTTTAAGGTTGCCTCCCGGTGTTTCTGGGACGATTGTTGAGGTGCGTATTTTCTCGCGGCGTGGTATTGAGAAAGATGAACGTGCCATGGCCATTGAAAGGGCAGAGATCGAGCATTTTGCCAAAGACCGGGATGTAGAAAAGGGAATTTTAGAGCGCAGTTTCTACAGCCAACTGAAAGAGTTGTTGCTGGGCCAGGTTGTTGTTAGCGGCCCCAAGGGGCTTAAGGTGGAAACCAAGATCACGGATAAAGTACTCAAGGATTTTACCGAAGGCCAATGGCGTGCCATCGGCATTAAAAACGACAAGAAGATGGCGGAAATTGAGGCTATCAGAGGTCAGTTTGAAGAAAGCATTGGGGCTTTAGAAAAACGCTTTAACAGTAAGGTTGAAAAATTGCAGCGGGGGGATGAATTGCCACCCGGTGTGATGAAGATGGTGAAAGTTTTTGTGGCGGTAAAGCGTAAGATTCAGCCCGGTGATAAAATGGCTGGCCGACATGGGAATAAAGGGGTGGTTTCAAAAATTATCCCTGTTGAGGATATGCCTTATTTGGAAGATGGAACACCGATTGATATTGTGCTGAATCCTTTAGGGGTGCCAAGCCGTATGAACGTTGGTCAAATCCTTGAAACCCATTTAGGTTGGGCTTGTGCGAATTTAGGACGCCAGGTTGCCGCTTTGGTTAATAATTATAACCTAACCAATAAGGCCGAAGAATTGCGCAAAAAGCTCAAATCAATTTATGGTTCAACCATTTTCAAAAGTTCTATTGAAGATTTGAAAGATGAACAGTTGTTAGAAATGTCAACGCGTTTATGCGGCGGCATACCAATTGCGTCACCGGTTTTCGATGGGGCCCGCGAAGAAGATATTGTGACTATGCTTGAGCAATCTGGCATAGATCGCTCAGGTCAGGTTACCTTGATTGATGGGCGAACGGGGGAGTCATTCGACCGTAAAGTAACCGTCGGTTATATTTATATGTTGAAACTACACCATTTGGTTGACGATAAGATCCACGCCCGCTCGATCGGACCCTACAGCTTAGTAACCCAGCAACCTTTAGGTGGTAAGGCGCAATTTGGCGGCCAACGCTTTGGGGAAATGGAAGTATGGGCCTTGGAAGCATACGGGGCGGCTTATACATTGCAAGAAATGTTGACCATTAAATCTGATGACGTTTCCGGCCGGACGAAGGCTTATGAAGCCATTGTTCGAGGGGATGATAATTTCGAGGCCGGGATACCTGAATCATTCAACGTTTTGGTGAAGGAGTTGCGTTCATTAGGCTTAAATATTGAACTAAACCAGGATAGTTAA